One Nocardia iowensis DNA window includes the following coding sequences:
- a CDS encoding alpha/beta fold hydrolase, translated as MVEISRGVATVNGIHMHYRRAGSGSAVVLLHGWPQTGYCWRRVLPALAERHTVIAPDLRGYGYTDKPTTGYDKRSMAADVAALIESLGFSAAAVVGHDRGARVAHRWALDRPDQVSKLAVLDIIPTRETWRRMDAALGRRYFHWLFHLQPDLPERLVGHDISGYLRYFFETWTVNRHGLPGEAIDEYIRAFSTPGALRAGFDDYRAADLDTEHDNADAGHRLSMPVLVLWGAASFLEEIPALDVWRGYAEDVRGGAIPDCGHFIAEERPEALLAHLDDFL; from the coding sequence ATGGTCGAGATCAGCCGCGGCGTCGCCACCGTCAACGGCATTCACATGCACTACCGGCGAGCGGGGTCGGGTTCAGCCGTGGTGTTGCTGCACGGCTGGCCGCAGACCGGTTACTGCTGGCGGCGGGTGCTGCCCGCGTTGGCCGAGCGCCATACCGTCATCGCTCCCGATCTGCGCGGCTACGGGTACACCGACAAACCCACGACCGGCTACGACAAACGCAGCATGGCCGCCGATGTGGCCGCGTTGATCGAATCGCTCGGCTTCAGCGCGGCCGCGGTCGTCGGGCACGATCGCGGCGCACGGGTGGCCCACCGGTGGGCGCTGGATCGCCCGGATCAGGTCAGCAAGCTCGCCGTGCTCGACATCATTCCCACCAGGGAGACCTGGCGGCGGATGGACGCCGCGCTCGGCCGTCGCTACTTCCACTGGCTGTTCCACCTGCAACCGGATCTGCCGGAACGCCTTGTCGGCCATGATATTTCCGGCTATCTGCGCTACTTCTTCGAGACCTGGACCGTCAACCGGCACGGCTTGCCCGGTGAAGCCATCGACGAATACATCCGAGCCTTCAGCACGCCCGGTGCGCTGCGGGCGGGTTTCGACGACTACCGCGCCGCCGACCTCGACACCGAACACGACAACGCGGACGCCGGCCACCGCCTGAGCATGCCGGTGCTCGTCCTGTGGGGCGCCGCCAGCTTCCTCGAAGAGATTCCGGCACTGGATGTTTGGCGCGGTTACGCCGAGGACGTGCGCGGCGGCGCCATCC
- a CDS encoding endonuclease/exonuclease/phosphatase family protein, with protein sequence MITVATWNVLHRIHAENWYEDVSSRWPDEAARIDALTARVAARTERVIALQEVSGDQLISLRAALPGRTVHSMQYQRVPTARRHASALRDPSEHLVLIVEGPSREITAESFTDDPGKGALAVATGGAVVIATHLTGDRRRTKQLARLVELASATPEYPAILLGDFNIDRDTVAASLGESFTVADLPSDSLPTRPRSSGAKSQFIDQVVVREATVREIVVEDADGLSDHNLVRATIAL encoded by the coding sequence GTGATCACCGTTGCCACGTGGAACGTCCTGCACCGCATCCACGCCGAAAACTGGTACGAGGACGTCTCCAGCCGCTGGCCGGACGAGGCGGCGCGCATCGACGCACTCACCGCGCGCGTCGCCGCGCGGACCGAGCGGGTCATCGCGCTACAAGAGGTCAGCGGCGACCAATTGATCAGTCTGCGTGCGGCATTACCCGGCCGCACGGTCCACTCCATGCAGTATCAGCGGGTCCCGACGGCTCGCCGACACGCCAGCGCACTACGCGATCCCAGCGAGCACCTGGTGCTCATCGTCGAAGGCCCGAGCCGGGAGATCACCGCCGAATCCTTCACCGACGACCCGGGCAAGGGCGCGCTGGCGGTCGCCACAGGCGGAGCGGTGGTCATCGCCACGCACCTCACCGGTGACCGGCGACGCACCAAGCAACTCGCCCGGCTGGTCGAATTGGCTTCCGCCACACCGGAATACCCCGCCATCCTGCTCGGCGACTTCAATATCGACCGGGACACGGTCGCGGCGAGCCTCGGCGAGAGCTTCACCGTTGCCGACCTGCCGTCCGATTCCCTGCCGACGCGCCCGCGCTCCTCGGGGGCGAAGTCGCAGTTCATCGATCAAGTCGTCGTGCGCGAGGCCACAGTGCGCGAGATAGTGGTCGAGGACGCGGACGGCCTGTCCGACCACAACCTCGTCCGCGCGACTATTGCGTTGTGA